ATGAACAAGCATATGAACATATTGAGCACTATAATCTAAAAATTGTATATCAAAACAATGAGGTTTCCAAAATATCCATATTCTTCCTCCTTTATGCCAACTGCAGTTAGTGGATACACTCATCCATCACAAATAGAGGTCTCTTTCATAAGTAACATACAAGGTTTAAGTTTAGTTTCTAGTAATCCAAAAAGACCAATCCCATGATTGTAAACCATTTAACCACCTTCTGCTTATTCAGGTAATTaagacccctaacattccaaaagccAATGCTATGCATTGACACTAATACCAGGAGGATCCTTCCCACTCTCAACTACTCTACCTCCAGGAGTAGTAGTGTTGTTTAACGCATCCATAAAAGTGTATTGTTCAAATTTCCCAGACAGTCTCACTCCCACAATCCCAGATTTCCTATTCAACCTCATAATTTGTTTAGCAGGTGTAGACTTAACAACTGGAGTAGGTCTATCTCTAGATAGAGGAGGAAAGATATCATGAGTAAATAGAGGATGGGGTGGGATCAGAAACAACCTGGGTTTTCTGAATAGGTCTCCATATCTGAGTAACCGGAGCTTCTGATTTAGATATAGGAGCCTATCCCTGCTTACCACCACTTTTGAGAGCAAATTTTCTGCATTGATTACTGTCATGATCCATTCCTTTACAACTTGTACAGGATATGGGCTTCCATTCATACTCAACAGGCACCATAACCAGCTGACCATTTTCATCTAAGAAATACACCTTCTCAGGCAATTTCTGATCCATCTGTAATTCCACCATAACTCGAGCATAGCTTAACCTGATCTTCTCTGCAGGTGCCCCATCCATCTTCACGTACTTACCAACTAAACCCGCAATTCTAGGCAAGCAATTTCCCCAAAATTTCAGAGAGATTCCAGATAATCTAACCAACACAGGTACAACATCCACTTTTTCCTTTACCAAGTCCATGTCCACATCCCATGGTTTAATAATCACAGGTTTGTTCTCAAAAAGGTAATAACCTGAGTTCAATAGAGCTTCTCTACTCTGAAATTTGGTAAACCTGACTATGAAAATCCCATTATCTAAGAACGAGACTCTATCAAAGCCAAATTCATCCCATACACGGTAAACAAAGCCCTCAATAACATCCCAAGGTGGGTTGGCACCCAAGATATAACAGTATACAGAATTGTTCCAAAACTGTACCTCTATTTTGATGTCCTCGGTAGTAAATTGTAAAAGATCGACCAATTCTTTCTCTTCATTGATTTTTGCCATCACCGGGACATCTCGACCACCTCTTCGAAGTAACCACCCATCATTTTTCAGACTTTCATCAGCTTCAGCAAGATCAAGGATAGGGATACCCTCCATCTCCCTGAGTGAACGTGTTTTTCGCGCATCCTCCATTGTTGGTCCACGAAAGTTACCACCTTTTCCTCCAGATTTTGAACTAGTAGCTTCATCTGACCTTATTACAGTGTGTTTGATAATTTTTTGTGATGATTTAGGTGCAGAATTTAAGGGAGAAAATCAATTTTGCGTAACTTTCATAGCCGTCATGCTGTTTGTTCAAACTTCTAGGTTAATAATTTTAGAGCTTCCTCTCACTAACTTTATCTCtcttcattgttttttttttattttttgtaaatCATGGTTTATAATTCATATAAACTCACTTAAAGTAATCTTGATGATACTAACTCACTTCAAGAAATTTGGACAATAATGAAATATGGAGTGTCATATTGTTATTAACTGATAACTATAATTAAGTTAAACTGGATACAAGTACATTACATATGAAATCGAAATATTTGTATGTTTCACTCTTCAAAGAAACAACGTCTAGCTATATCAAAGACCACCTTCATCATGAACAACTTTGCAAGACCGAGTTTAGCAATGTATCTTCAATATACCTTTCTGTTTGTCTAAGAACAGGCTTGCGGCAATCACCTAACCGTCAGCACAAAGCCGCAAAAGGATGACAGACGTATCAATGGCCATAGCCTTTGATAGTGGGAGAATAGCAGTCGAGCTGGACAACAACACAACAATGCTCCGAACAACAACAATGATGTAATAGTGAACTTGTTACAACATATAGGTAAAAATCAAAGCAAGAAACTTCTCATCATCCAATGGCAATTAACGAATCAATTCCCGACACTCACTCATCTATAAATATTCGCCTTAAGGGGATGTAGGAGTTCAACTAATGCAGAGCCAAACCCCACCAAAGGAATCTGGATCGAGCGAATCAATTTTGATAAT
This sequence is a window from Silene latifolia isolate original U9 population unplaced genomic scaffold, ASM4854445v1 scaffold_85, whole genome shotgun sequence. Protein-coding genes within it:
- the LOC141640494 gene encoding uncharacterized protein LOC141640494 — translated: MEDARKTRSLREMEGIPILDLAEADESLKNDGWLLRRGGRDVPVMAKINEEKELVDLLQFTTEDIKIEVQFWNNSVYCYILGANPPWDVIEGFVYRVWDEFGFDRVSFLDNGIFIVRFTKFQSREALLNSGYYLFENKPVIIKPWDVDMDLVKEKVDVVPVLVRLSGISLKFWGNCLPRIAGLVGKYVKMDGAPAEKIRLSYARVMVELQMDQKLPEKVYFLDENGQLVMVPVEYEWKPISCTSCKGMDHDSNQCRKFALKSGGKQG